The nucleotide sequence TTTCACAATTCTTCCTGTTTCTAACAGTTTGTGGTTGTTGCCTATAAAAAAATATGTATTAGACAAACGCAGCTGCTAGAGTAGGGCTGTCTTTATTTTGTCTTTATTTTGAAAAATGTGTCACTCTGGGcccttattttatatgtataatgcTGACATGTATCCCATGTTGTTTAGGGGAATGTTGTTCAGTTGACTGCCAAAAACACTGTGGCCCATTGTTTTATTCCAAGGCTCAAAGAGGGCTCAGTGTATTTGTTAAAGAATTTTGAAGTGATTTCGAATAGAGACACTTACCGTATACTGAAGGACAACAAGTTCCTTATCCAGTTGCAGGGATCCACCTTTCTCAGGAGACAAGCAATCGAAGGTTTATCCGGGTTCATCCGCCATCCTTTCAAGTGCATTGCATTTGACGCCTTGGAACCTACCGAGGGAAAATACTTGATTGGTATGCCTTTTAAAGTTTCCTCACCTACTTCTGTTAAAAGTTTACTCCACAGATAGTAGACCCTAACTTATCAAATTTGACATAGATGTTGTTGGATGTGTTCTTAATGTGGGCTCACCCCAGACCCCTAAACAGGGCACCAGCGCTCTAGAATTCGAGCTTGTAAACGAACGGTACTTAACACGTGCAGCTGGCTATTTGATTACTAAACATACTACTTACATATTATTCCCTAATTTGATGTTACCCCTTCTTTGGGTTTGCAGGGGTCAACGAGTAAGGGTCACATTGTGAGGAAACCTTGGGAGTTCTTTCCTGCAGAAGAAGCCACCGTCACCCGGCCAATATTGCATCATTTTGAGCTCCGTTTTCGTGAAACAAAACCACTACGGTATTCTCCACTTCTAAGTCCATTCCTCGATGTACTATTACATTGCAAATACTCATCCATTGCCGGCCTACCTCTGCAGGTACTAAGGCACTCACAAGCACATCATCCACTATGATTCTAGATGATGCCGAAATACCAACCCTCACTGATTTCATCAACAAAATAAGGTTTATGTCGGTTCATTACGTAACATATTGTTTGCATAACAAATCTAAAAATGCTACTAAACACAAGAAAATATTTTGTTCAGCGGAGTCCAGCTATGTGATGATGAGGAAGAACCACTTGCCGGGCGCCATTACCCACCCCCCAAAGAGGGCACGCTTGCTGATCTCCTCGTGCTAGCCCGGAAAGGGAAACACAATTCCGTAAGCTTACCTACAAACACCGTCTCCCCTTTTGTTATCAGCCACTTTTGTTTACCCACATATAATATAAGCAAGTTGACTTCTTAAATTGCAGGCTGACGTTTTCAAGTGTAAAGTTGAACTCATGAATATTCGCATGAAGAACGGGTGGCATTACACCACCTGCAGTATTTGTCAAGCGAAAAAGGGCATAACGCGGCAGTTTGGTGGCTATTGGTGTGAATCATGCGCCAAGCTTGTCCCTGAGCCAATTACACGGTATTTAATATCTAAAACTATCCTCCTATCAACAACTCGAGCAACGCTTTCCCGCTGGTTAATTATTCAATGGTAAACGTTACATTCGGCTTCATGTAACATTTCCAGGTTCAGGGTACAATGCGAAGTCCACGATGCGACTGAggaaacttttattgttttcttcgaTGAAACCGCTGAACATTGACTCAGACTATAGCACCATGTTTGATGGCTGAACAAGACGAAGTAAGAGCCTGCTTTTTCGCCTCTTATTTTTCTTTGTTACTAACCCCATCTTATTTTTGCATAAACATAGGAAACCTGCACAACCGTGTTACCAAATGCACTCGCAAATCTATTGGGCACCACACAGGTTGTATTGATAAAGACAGGCTCCCATTATGAGCATGGGACGTTTGAAAGTTTCAATTGCATTAAGGTTTACTTGGATGAGCCGGTACCCGAAACCCCACCTACTTTGGATGTTATAGAGGATACCATACCTGCAGTTGCTGAATCCGTTGCTAAATCGAGCACTCCACTTCATTCAACCTCAAAGGGGGTTAAGCATGAAATCGATGTGCCTACTCCACCCAAGGATTCGGAGCGTCCAAGCCGTCGAAGGTAaccaactacttaatttggttatgCACACCCATACGCACATCTACAGCCACACGTCAAAAATTGTGCATGTGCTTTCCCAGTGTCGGTctcagtgttatactaatcattgtATTGACCTACAGGTTTATTGTAACGTCTGATTCGGAAGACGAGCGTCCCCCCAAAACAGCAACCGGAGAAGACAAGGAGGTCCAGAAAAATGAATAAAAAGGGAGATGCACCCCTAAAATAAATGACTCCACAAACAGAGTTATAATTTGATGCTTTTATGTTTGTAAGCACAATTTCGTTTTCCGTTATGTTCTTGGCGTGTTTCGCCTGCAACAAATAACATTATCCCCCCTGGTTTTGAATGTTTTTAATAAAGTTTGTATTGGTACAATTTTCCATTATGTTTGTGATGTTTTttttttatctctttgcattatggTTACCTTTGTGTATCGCACGCTCATTGTTCAGTTGCCCAACTACTAATAATAAGTACCTATCTCTTTAGAATGCGAACGTGTATCCATGCATTGTACACATATTGATTTCACCATATATGGCATTTGTTCGTTTGTGGTTATTCTGATCCCGTTATCGACTCAAGGCCCTTATATAGCTGTGTATGCTCAGCTAGCTAATAAAGGCCGAAGTAAATATCAGATGTGAATCGAAACCAACTGGTTTTTATCCATGTATGCATGTTTTATAGGATTGGTTTGTTTGCATTGGATTTAGCCATGTTTGTTTTGAACATggttaacttaaatatataaatggCCGTGTCGAGGCAACGACCCACATAACCTGACCACACAGCATTCTCATACTTCAGTTTATGATGGGCTGAACCTTTAGGGTTTCGTGTAGCACATACATCAGCGCCACACTTGACAGATCACATGATCTCTCAGATTATTAAAGAGCTAAATCTCCACTTCTCCAGCTACCAATGGCTTACATTGCCCTATTCTTCCAAGGTATGCCCTCCAACCTATATATTCAGTTAACTCGAGGCTATTttctaaatctatatatataattcctGAAGTGATTAAATGTATTTGTATAATTcctaaatgtatatgtataatattttTACAAAGCAGCTGGCTAATTGTGGTTTCTATGCTTACAGTTACTTTACACAACTGGACGTGGGAAGATAATATGATGCCTCATGGTCCCTTTTCCAACCCTTGGCATCCTTTTCACCCTTTGCATTAATAACCTCCCCTCCTATTAAATGTGAAAAGGAAAATGAAAGACCATATGGAAAGGAGAAGTCTCTACTCATATTTAATTCTCACTATGTATAAGTCTAAGTTTGCAGAAGTATCACCCAATATCTCACATGGCAGGCAACCAATTTGGATCCTCCCACACACACATGACTTCAGGTACGATATACATTCCTCAAAAGGTTTAATCAATTTTCTCGCATTTGATAAATATGAATTCCTCATTTGTTGTTTCATTGTGATTATAAGGCTCTAGCACCAGTCTAACACACTCAGGATTTGCTAATTGCTCACTATCGATTTACTGATCGGAAACCAGAACAGGAGTAGGAAAAGCACAACCGTATTGCGTTCTCAAATTAACTGAACCATTCATTCTAGAATCAGGTTACTTCTAAacattgtaaaaatatattttgatgGCATATAATATGGCACTGGTCAGCCACCATTGCTTTCAAATTAACCATTTCCCGCGCAGGGAACCCCATAGCCACCGAAGAGCTCCTATCCTTCTCCAACATTCTAGACCATTCTATCAATATAGTATCCATCAGCACGCCTAAGCATGGTCACGTACAGAGTTTTGTTGGCCTTCGATATATTGACCCGGCGGTCGCTACGCACCCCGGTAAGTCTAAATGAAAGGAGTCCATATTCTGGGTATTTGTAAATCATGTCAAAGTATTTCAGCACACATTGTTCGCTTCTACTAACACGAACCCCGCATTTGATCTATGCATTTATCGCGTAGGACAACTAAAAGCCAACGATAGATTACTATCGTTCTCTGATTTCCTTCACCATAACCTCATTATAGAATCATCCAACACGAGGATGCATGGCCATATTCAGAGTTTTGTTGGTCTGAAAATTATTGACCGCCCTGTTCCGCCTTACGCCGGTGATTCTATATTCTAGGCTACAACTTTTAAAGTTAAAAAGTTTACACATATTGTGCATATAGGAATTATAGATATTCAGCCTTTTTATAAATGATGTTAACGTATTCCAACACACAGCATTCACTTACAACAACGCAAGCCCTACATTTGATCTGCGTATTACTCCTGCAGGAAAACTTAAGACCAACGAAAGCTTGCTATCTTTTTCCGATATCCTTCACCATAGCCTCATTATAGAAGCAGCCAACACAAAGATGCATGGTCAAATTCAGAGTTTTATCGGTATGAGGATTATTGAGCGTCCCGCTCCGCCTATCACTAGTAATTCTGCATTTTACGATACAAGTTGTCACGCAAAACAGTTTATATGTATTGTTCAAAAGTGCACATATATTGTCTATTTAGGAATTATAACCATCCCTCATGCTGAACATAATTCAACAGGCACACCCCACCCATCAGGCCCTCAAAAGACACCCTCCACACTAAAAGGTTGCTTCCATCTTTAAATTGTACCCTTTCCCCCGATCCCGATTATCATCATCTAAAATCCACTTTCTCTTAAATAGGAATAAAACATGGCGATCCCACCGCTCATCAAAGGGGCACTATAAAGCGTGCGGCTATGTGTTTAGGTAATTTGTTTTGTGTTATCACCACTAATTGCCACACTAGCTTTAAAATTAAATTACATTCGTCAAACACACCCACCCGTTATTGGCGATTACCAACACCACTGCTCAGCTTATAATACTTATTAAGCCATCTAAAAAAGTACTTAATTTATATGGCAGGTTCACAAGTGTCTTACTATAACCACGGACCACTTACGTTTAAATGCATACATTGCAATGCAACAATGTGGTATGAAGAGAGGAGTAATAAACCCAAAAAAACCGCCAACCCGACTTTCTCCCTTTGTTGTCAAAATGGAAAACTGCTTCTACCCAAGCTCAAGGACCCTCCTATGTTATTGAAGACATTGCTGGACTACACAGCCACTTCGACAGCAAAATTTAGAGAGCAAATACGCATTTACAACAGCATGTTCTCTTTTACATCGTTCGGTGCACGAATTGACCATTCAGTCAATCATGGGCGAGGCCATTATACATTTAGAATAAGCGGTCAAACATATCATAAAATTGGGTCCCTTTTACCCGCAGAAGGAGGACATCCACGATATGCACAACTATATTTTTTTGATACAGAACACGAGGCGAGGAACCGGATGTCTGCCTTTGTAAGTTACGAGACCCGACACTCGCTTAACGAAAACATAACCAACAACCTAATCAACATGCTGAATCAATACAGTGCTGTTGATCAAGCATTTCGGATGGCACTCGATTGGTCTACTAACAATAGATCATCGGAATTTTAGCTGCGGTTGCTTGCTAAGGTGACACACTCACGGAAATATAACACCCCTACCGTAGCTGAGGTGGCCGCATTGATAACAAGTGACTTTGGGCAGTGTACGGCTTCAAGGGATATCATTGTGCAGGAAAAAAATTGCCCGCCGAAAAGGATATCAGAACTGCACCAACTATATATGGCGTTGCAGTACCCTTTATTATTTCCATACGGCGAAACAGGGTATCACGAAGAAATCCCCTATCGTAATAACAATGGATGATGGAAAACTAATAGAGAGTTTGTCGCCATGCGCGAGTTCTATTGCTATATGATTAAGCAACTTGAAAATGAAGGCACCACCCTACTTAGAGGTGGACGTTTATTTCAACAATATTTAGTCGATGCATACACAGCTGTAGAAGAACAAAGGCTTAAATGGCTAAGGAATCACCAAAATGAGCTACGCCTCGACCTATATAATAATGTGTGTGACGTTGTTACGCGCGGTGACACGAAGGCGACGTCAATAGGAAAAAGAATCATTCTACCAGCTTCACATACCGGTAGCCCGCGATATATGGTTCAAAACTACCAAGACGCAATGGCACTTTGTCGAGAGTTTGATAATCCAGATTTGTTCATCACCTTTACATCTAACCCTAAATGGCCAGAAATTGAAGGCATGCTGTCTTATATAGAAGGTCAGCGACCACCGGATCGGCCAGACATTGTTGCAAGAATGTTCAAGCAAAAGCTTGACGGTATCACCTCTAGATCCTTACGTACACAATTAAACCTTTTTACCTTTTAAACTCCCCGTTACGATGACATTTTGTTTACATACCCTGCTTCACAGACCTGCCATGAGCCTGTATTTAATTTAGAAGGCCTGCTAATTATTAAACATATTACAATTTTCCCCTTTATTCTTAGTTTCTGGTAAGCAGCAAAACCATCATGAAAAAATAAACTCACGAATTAACAAAACTTCTAAATAATGGAGACATTAACCAAATTGCCCTACACTTTAGTAAACGTCTGACCACCTACTATTAGCACGAAAATATACACCATACACAGTTTCTTTAACTACCGTCATTCTAATACTATTTGAGCTCATGTTCGTTTAAAAAAGAATGCGATCATAATATCCCATGAATTATTTTGTTGCAGGTATATACATTATTGAATTTCAAAAACGCGGATTGCCCCATGTCCACATGTTAATTTGGCTAACCCATGATTGCAAATGCAAGAGCCCATCAGACATTAACGATATCATATCCGCTGAAATTCCATCTCAGACTCATGACCCAGAAGCGTACAAAGCTATTACCGAGTACATGTTACATGGGCCTTGCGGAGGAAAAAATACAGACGCACCTTGCATGGTTGACAGAAAATGCTCGAAAAATTTTCCTAAGCCCTATTATGCGGAAACGACAATAGATGAGGATGGATACGCAAACTACAGGCGGAGGAACAATGGAGAAAAAGTAAGCAAAGGCAAAAATACGCTTGACAATAGCTTCGTTGTGCCTTACAACAGATTCCTCCTCCTCAAATACAAtgcacatattaatgtggaatggtGTAATAGATCTTGGGCTATCAAGTACTTATTTAAATACTTAAACAAAGGGCCCGACCGAGCAACAATAGTGATACAAGAAAATCTAACTCCTATAGAAAACTCCTCTGTTGAAAAAGTAACCGAAGTTGATGAAATTCAAAATTACTTAGATTGTCGCTATTGATCACCATGCGAGGCTGTTTAGAGAATGTTTTCCTTTGACATCCACTTTTCACAGCCATCAGTTATCAAATTGTCTTACCATTTACCAAATCAGCAGGCTATCACCGTACGCGATTCAGAAAACCTGCCAGCACTGTTACATAGGGAAAGCATCAAGGAAACCATGTTCACGCAGTGGTTTGAACTAAACAACCGAGACCAGAAAGCAAGAAACTTGACATACGCAAAAATTCCTATACATTACGTATGGAATCAGGACGCAAAAGAATGGGCCCCTCGAAAATAAAGAAGGTGTATTGGACGTATTGTGTACTCAAATCCTTCGTCGGGCGAGCGTTATTATCTCAAGATGTTGTTAAATATAGTCAAAGGTCCCCGATCATTTGAAGATATTCGTAGAGTCGACGGAACATTACATCCCACATTTAAAGACGCTTGCTTTGCCTACGGGTTGAtaaatgatgataaagaatggacagAGGCAATATCCGAGGCAACATTGTGGGCATCTGGTTCACAACTTCGTGATTTGTTTGTCACCATTTTGCTTTTTTGCAACGTTAGTAAACCGCTCAACCTATGGGAAAAGCACTGGGAAGCGTTATCAGATGACATTTTGCATAAAAAAAGAAAGTTGTACAACTACCCAGAATTAATCCTAAGTGAGGCCCAGGTCAGAAATTATTGCTTGGTGGAAATACAAGCAATCTTAAATAAAAATGGTAAATCTTTATCGGATTACCCGGATCTCCCACAGCCCGACCAATCCCTCCTGAACCACCTGGACAACCGTCTTATACGAGAAGAATTAAACTACAATCTTAAAGAAATGGAAACCCTTCATAACAACCTGTATACCTCCCTCAACCCGGAACAACTTATTATTTATCAGGCGGTACTTGCAGCTGTAACAGAAAAAAAGGGAGGTCTATTTTTCCTCTATGGCCCTGGGGGTACAGGAAAAACCTTCGTTTACAACACCATTCTGACCAAACTAAGATCCGAGAAGATGATCATTCTTGCAGTGGCTTCGTCAGGTACATTTCCTCTTAAAAATTACTATCTATACACATATACATCATGTTCATATTAAATCTATACAACACAACCTCAGCAGGCCAAATTTCCTACTGTCATCCTGAAACGATTTTACATGCCTCTTATATTACTGTCTAATTTACTCTCAAAGATTAAATAATTTTTCCCATTTTTAATTGTAATAATTATGGAATTGGCTATCACATATGCATCAGATCTTATTGTCAACAGTGAAACTATTAGTAGTTTATGAAGAATTTGCCATTTTCAtcatatcagttatatatactATTAACATAAAAGTTAAAGATTCATGCACTATTATTTATTTTCAGTCTATATACTTTAGCAAACATggtattttatttttagtattatttttatccttaAAACTTTCTTCATTATTATTTTTAGGTTACCAGATAGTTGAGAACCCTAACGTGCCAAAAACCATTATCATATActtatatcattatatttatttcaTGGAAACTGATAGGGGCAGTTTGTCACCAGCAAACATAACACAATAACCGAATACCCTTTTAAAGAAATTTAACTACCCTAACAATCTTAATATGCAGGAATTGCTTCATTGCTTTTTCCAGGGGGTCGGACTGCCCACAGTCGATTTGTCATCCCGTTAGAACTCATGGAAAATAGCACATGTGGTATAAAACAAAAGACACACCTTGCAGACCTGATGCAACAAGCAAGGTTAATAATATGGGATGAAGCTCCCATGACTCAACGATTTGCATTTGAGGCGTTAGATAAAACATTGCGGGATATTTTAGCCGCAAAGGACGAGGCAAACAGAGGCAGGCTCTTTGGAGGTATGCCTATTCTACTAGGAGGTGATTTCAAGCAGATATTACCAGTGATACCAAAGGGCAAAAGACAGGAGGTGATCCAGGCTTGCATTAACCGATCAGATTTATGGAACCATTGTCAACTACACAGGTTGTCGCGAATCATGCGGGTAAATGAATACACTGTAGATGGCCGCGTTGATGCTCGGAAACGGGAATTCAATAAATGGGTCCTAGAAATTGGATATGGCAAAGTCCCCGCCTTATGTCAAGATGGAGAAGATGAACCAACATGGATAAACATTCCAGAAGAGTTTATTGTTAAATCTGAGAAGCCCCCCATTGAGGCTATCGTAGACACCATTTTTCCAGATTTCATTCAGAGACATAGAGATGAAGACTATTTACGTGAGAGGGCAATTTTGACCCCAAGAAATGATGACGCTGACCAGATTAATAAACATATGTTTAAGAAGCTAGAATCTCAAACAATGACCTTTCAAAGCTCGGATGAAATATGCAAGGGATCAACAGATGCGCTTAACCAACAACAATCATACCCAGTTGaatttttaaataagctcaattttCCCGGTGTGCCTCCTCACAAGTTGAAGCTAAAAATAGGCCAACTAATAATGTTGCTACGCAATTTGAACCCCAGCAAAGGCATGTGTAATGGAACCCGGCTTATCATAACGGACTTTCAAACATTCGTTATTCAGGCTCGTATCATTACTGGCTCCCATATTGGCAACATGGTTATAATACACCGAATAATCCTAACGTCTACCCAATCCAAGTGGCCTTTTGTTATGCAACGCACTCAATTTCCCTTGAAACCATGTTACgcgatgacgatcaacaaaagccagGGGCAATCACTCGAATTGATCGGCCTATACTTGCCAAAACCAGTATTCAGTCACGGGCAACTATACATCGCAATGTCGAGAGTAACCGACCCCGCCGGTCTAAAAATAGTCATGGTAAACGAAAACAAGGACGGATTGCATAACCATACAAGGAACGTGGTTTACAAGGAAATTTCCACAAACCTAAATTAGATTATATCCAGGTACATCTTCCGTCTACCTAATCCCATATTTATTTCATGTTTGTACTTATTTTAAAGTTACACCATTTTACTGTTACCTGTAATGAACACATACTTTGTGGCCCCACGTTCACCGTTGGCCGCCGATAGCAGTTTTGTAAATTGCAGAAACCTATTATTCGTCCAGTGTTTTATGCAAAAAAAATAAATCTTTATTTCTCACTGTATTGTCACTTTTATAAATTGATCGTCCTTATTGTCACACTTTCTGGGCCTGGCATTTTGAAATAAATTTAAGGGGTAAACTATTTTCTCCATGTTTTGGCTTACATGCACTTTCAGTCATTTAAACTCGACCTGACATGGATTTGTAGCCAGCTTATATCACACAAGTTTCTTTAACTGTCTTTCAGGTTTGCAAGCAAATTTTAAGCCTGTTATGATGGAAGGAAATAGGGGTTAGCCTCTAA is from Rutidosis leptorrhynchoides isolate AG116_Rl617_1_P2 chromosome 10, CSIRO_AGI_Rlap_v1, whole genome shotgun sequence and encodes:
- the LOC139872668 gene encoding uncharacterized protein, which produces MLLNIVKGPRSFEDIRRVDGTLHPTFKDACFAYGLINDDKEWTEAISEATLWASGSQLRDLFVTILLFCNVSKPLNLWEKHWEALSDDILHKKRKLYNYPELILSEAQVRNYCLVEIQAILNKNGKSLSDYPDLPQPDQSLLNHLDNRLIREELNYNLKEMETLHNNLYTSLNPEQLIIYQAVLAAVTEKKGGLFFLYGPGGTGKTFVYNTILTKLRSEKMIILAVASSGIASLLFPGGRTAHSRFVIPLELMENSTCGIKQKTHLADLMQQARLIIWDEAPMTQRFAFEALDKTLRDILAAKDEANRGRLFGGMPILLGGDFKQILPVIPKGKRQEVIQACINRSDLWNHCQLHRLSRIMRVNEYTVDGRVDARKREFNKWVLEIGYGKVPALCQDGEDEPTWINIPEEFIVKSEKPPIEAIVDTIFPDFIQRHRDEDYLRERAILTPRNDDADQINKHMFKKLESQTMTFQSSDEICKGSTDALNQQQSYPVEFLNKLNFPGVPPHKLKLKIGQLIMLLRNLNPSKGSYHYWLPYWQHGYNTPNNPNVYPIQVAFCYATHSISLETMLRDDDQQKPGAITRIDRPILAKTSIQSRATIHRNVESNRPRRSKNSHGLQANFKPVMMEGNRG
- the LOC139872664 gene encoding uncharacterized protein — encoded protein: MALPTKNSIAQAVQRTYVYLDELQVGQDAVVKVMICRTWDTHTVYGKYLSTDFISSDEKGNVVQLTAKNTVAHCFIPRLKEGSVYLLKNFEVISNRDTYRILKDNKFLIQLQGSTFLRRQAIEGLSGFIRHPFKCIAFDALEPTEGKYLIDVVGCVLNVGSPQTPKQGTSALEFELGSTSKGHIVRKPWEFFPAEEATVTRPILHHFELRTKALTSTSSTMILDDAEIPTLTDFINKISGVQLCDDEEEPLAGRHYPPPKEGTLADLLVLARKGKHNSADVFKCKVELMNIRMKNGWHYTTCSICQAKKGITRQFGGYWCESCAKLVPEPITRFRETCTTVLPNALANLLGTTQVVLIKTGSHYEHGTFESFNCIKVYLDEPVPETPPTLDVIEDTIPAVAESVAKSSTPLHSTSKGVKHEIDVPTPPKDSERPSRRRFIVTSDSEDERPPKTATGEDKEVQKNE
- the LOC139872666 gene encoding uncharacterized protein; this translates as MREFYCYMIKQLENEGTTLLRGGRLFQQYLVDAYTAVEEQRLKWLRNHQNELRLDLYNNVCDVVTRGDTKATSIGKRIILPASHTGSPRYMVQNYQDAMALCREFDNPDLFITFTSNPKWPEIEGMLSYIEGQRPPDRPDIVARMFKQKLDGIYIIEFQKRGLPHVHMLIWLTHDCKCKSPSDINDIISAEIPSQTHDPEAYKAITEYMLHGPCGGKNTDAPCMVDRKCSKNFPKPYYAETTIDEDGYANYRRRNNGEKVSKGKNTLDNSFVVPYNRFLLLKYNAHINVEWCNRSWAIKYLFKYLNKGPDRATIVIQENLTPIENSSVEKPSVIKLSYHLPNQQAITVRDSENLPALLHRESIKETMFTQWFELNNRDQKARNLTYAKIPIHYVWNQDAKEWAPRK